A stretch of DNA from Micromonospora peucetia:
GACCAGGGCCGGCAGCTCCGCCGCCGCGCACTCGATCCGGGTGTACGACCACCCGGTCAACCCCGCCGCCGCGTAGCCGGCGTTGTGGATCACCGGGGAGAGGGAGTGCGCGATCGGCTTGCCGAGCACCCCCGCCCGCCGTGCGGTCGTCATCAGATGACCCCGGCCTCCCTGGCCTTGACCTTGTTCCGCTCATGCTGCTCGACCGTCTCGGCGAACTCGGAGTGCCCCTCCTTGTCGATCGCCACGAAGAAGAGCCACTTGCCGGGCGGCGGGTCCATCGCGCCCTCCATGGCCTGCTTGCCCGGGTTGTTGATCGGAGTAGGGATCATGCCCCGCAGCTTGCGGCTGTACGGGTTCTTGGTGTCGAGCAGCTCTTTCTCGGTCATATCGGCGGAGGTCTTGGTGTCCTTGCCGATGAGCTCCAGGTAGTAGTTGACCGTGACGTCCATCTCCAGGCAGTTGCACGGGAACTCGCCGTACGCCCGGTTGTAGGCGACCCGGGCGACCTTGCCCAGGTCCTCCTTGTTGCCGGCCTCGGCCTGGGCCAGCGACGCGACGATCAGCGCCTCGTACGGGCTGATGCCGCCGCGCTCCTTCTGGACCCGGTCGGCGAACTGCATCGCACCAGCCACGGTGAGGAAGTTCTCGACCATCTGCTCGATGATGGTCTCTGCGGTCGCCTTCGGCGGGATCTCGTAGGTGTCCGGGTAGAGGAAGCCCTCGATCGCCGGCTTGACCTTCTTGCCGTCGGTGCGCTTGAACCACCAGTCCGGCACGCCCCGGGCGATCGGGTCCTTCGCCGCCGCCTCGAAGTCCTTCACCGGGATCTTGGTCTCCTTGGAGAGCAACTGGTAGACGTTCTTCGCCGTCCGGCCCTCCGGGATGGTGACCCCGTTGACGATCCGGTTCTTCAGGTCGAGCATCGCGGTGACCGCGCTCTCGCCGC
This window harbors:
- the mltG gene encoding endolytic transglycosylase MltG; the encoded protein is MIDDLDLGFDEQDRGEKGKHRRGAVRKRKGGSGGGGRGRTVLALLLTLALLGGIGGGAFYGFDRIQGYFVTPDYDGAGTGEVSVEIKQGALIADMGNALVAADVVKSTKAFIEAAEANARSKNIQPGTYKLRKQMSGESAVTAMLDLKNRIVNGVTIPEGRTAKNVYQLLSKETKIPVKDFEAAAKDPIARGVPDWWFKRTDGKKVKPAIEGFLYPDTYEIPPKATAETIIEQMVENFLTVAGAMQFADRVQKERGGISPYEALIVASLAQAEAGNKEDLGKVARVAYNRAYGEFPCNCLEMDVTVNYYLELIGKDTKTSADMTEKELLDTKNPYSRKLRGMIPTPINNPGKQAMEGAMDPPPGKWLFFVAIDKEGHSEFAETVEQHERNKVKAREAGVI